A stretch of the Solanum dulcamara chromosome 6, daSolDulc1.2, whole genome shotgun sequence genome encodes the following:
- the LOC129893327 gene encoding protein TPX2 isoform X1, whose protein sequence is MADGKDDPNLFVIDQIYEFSAPRVYDFINGETEDDLRKAELWFEITSSYAPSPCIPRIKTNRSVQVEIPCDFTEGEKLQSNTRPAGEVKEEVTPDENNKPAAKVLSSEVKEEVTPNDTIGVELNGSLPNLESVEKQPTSQEICTPRPLLTMSKKIDPRKTDSNHQKTAKKISSMLRNPSALKSKTLPVKSFNPASVRKQAIMRSAVGTPNFGQENQAIKRQKLETGKAKQILDVKPQNLPHKTKPGANGSTFSSVAKTRKEDRKMYVREPVPQFISTAEMMKKFQCSTREMSLSCMSSSTSHRKPNKLTLTAPKEPEFETAQRVRPSTVKSSAALEEEMMAKIPKFKARTLNKKILEAPNLPTLPKSTPQLPEFKEFHLETMARANQNVETSSVLSMKSTQVTNYKVMSHQWKPHLTAPKSPVLQTSLRARPPQIKSSEELEKEELGKIPKFKARPFNKKIFESKGDLAMFCNTNKQVTVPEEFHFATDERIPPPANVTDLFDKLSLYSEPRNEKTIPRNTRPNPFHLHTEERGAEKERKLFTELLQKQIEEERSRVPKATPYPYTTDYPVIPPKPEPKHCTKPEPFQLESLVRHEREMQRDLEERRRLGKEEAMMRTFKAQPVLIEDPIPVPEKVRKPLTQVQEFNLHVDHRAPDRAEFDKKIKEKEMMYQRYREEAEAARMMEEEMALKQLRRTLVPHARPVPKFDHPFLPQKSSKQVTKPKSPKLLVLKRQERRKMVCPYAAVSSAASQMR, encoded by the exons ATGGCGGACGGTAAAGACGATCCGAATTTATTCGTAATTGATCAAATTTACGAGTTTTCAGCACCGCGAGTCTATGATTTCATTAATGGAGAAACAGAGGATGATTTGCGCAAGGCAGAGCTTTGGTTTGAAATTACTAGTAGCTATGCCCCTTCTC CTTGTATACCGAGAATCAAGACCAATAGATCAGTACAAGTTGAGATTCCATGTGATTTTACTGAAGGCGAGAAGTTGCAGAGTAATACAAG GCCTGCAGGTGAGGTTAAGGAAGAGGTGACACCAGATGAGAACAACAAACCTGCAGCTAAGGTTTTGTCTTCTGAGGTTAAGGAAGAGGTGACACCAAATGATACTATCGGAGTAGAACTTAATGGCAGTCTTCCCAATCTG GAATCTGTTGAGAAACAGCCAACTAGTCAAG AAATTTGCACCCCAAGACCACTACTAACAATGTCTAAGAAGATAGACCCTAGGAAGACTGATTCCAACCATCAGAAAACAGCAAAGAAAATTTCAAGCATGCTTAGAAATCCTTCTGCATTGAAGTCAAAAACATTGCCTGTAAAGAGCTTTAATCCTGCCAGCGTGAGAAA GCAAGCAATCATGAGAAGTGCTGTTGGAACGCCCAATTTTGGTCAAGAAAACCAAGCTATAAAGAGACAAAAATTAGAAACCGGAAAAGCCAAGCAG ATTCTGGATGTTAAACCCCAAAATTTGCCGCACAAAACAAAACCTGGAGCCAATGGTTCAACCTTCTCTTCGGTTGCCAAAACTCGTAAAGAGGACAGAAAG ATGTACGTCCGAGAACCAGTACCACAATTTATTTCAACAGCAGAAATGATGAAGAAGTTCCAATGTAGTACAAGGGAGATGTCTCTGTCTTGCATGAGCAGTTCCACTTCGCAT AGGAAGCCTAATAAACTAACATTAACTGCGCCTAAAGAACCTGAATTTGAGACTGCACAACGCGTCCGTCCAAGTACAGTGAAGAGTTCAGCTGCGCTTGAGGAGGAAATGATGGCTAAAATTCCAAAGTTTAAGGCTCGCACACTGAACAAAAAG ATTTTGGAAGCTCCAAATCTACCAACATTACCTAAAAGTACACCACAACTTCCAGAATTTAAG gaatttcatttaGAGACGATGGCCAGGGCGAATCAGAATGTGGAAACATCTTCAGTCTTATCCATGAAATCTACTCAGGTTACTAACTACAAAGTGATG AGTCATCAATGGAAGCCACATCTTACAGCTCCTAAATCACCTGTTCTGCAAACGTCACTTAGAGCACGGCCTCCACAGATCAAAAGCTCTGAAGAACTTGAAAAGGAAGAACTTGGGAAAATTCCGAAGTTCAAGGCTAGGCCTTTCAATAAGAAG ATCTTTGAAAGTAAAGGAGACCTGGCAATGTTCTGCAACACAAATAAGCAGGTGACGGTGCCTGAAGAATTTCATTTTGCCACAGATGAAAGGATTCCACCTCCTGCTAATGTTACTGATCTCTTTGATAAG CTTTCTCTGTATTCCGAGCCTAGAAACGAAAAGACTATACCGAGAAACACCAGACCAAATCCTTTTCATCTCCACACAGAG GAAAGAGGAGCAGAAAAAGAGAGGAAACTGTTCACTGAACTTCTACAGAAACAGATTGAAGAAGAGAGGTCAAGAGTTCCTAAAGCAACTCCATATCCTTACACAACTGATTACCCTGTG ATTCCACCAAAACCAGAACCAAAGCATTGTACAAAACCAGAACCTTTCCAACTGGAGAGTCTGGTCAGGCATGAAAGAGAGATGCAGAGGGATTTGGAAGAACGGCGAAGATTGGGGAAGGAAGAAGCAATGATGAGGACTTTTAAGGCGCAACCAGTCTTGATCGA GGATCCAATTCCAGTTCCTGAGAAAGTACGTAAGCCCCTCACTCAAGTTCAGGAATTTAATCTACACGTAGATCACCGTGCACCAGATAGAGCTGAGTTTGATAAGAAG ATTAAGGAGAAAGAAATGATGTATCAAAGATACAGGGAGGAGGCAGAAGCTGCAAGAATG ATGGAGGAAGAGATGGCCTTGAAACAACTAAGAAGAACTTTGGTGCCTCATGCAAGACCTGTGCCTAAATTTGATCATCCTTTCCTGCCACAAAA GTCTTCCAAACAAGTGACGAAACCAAAATCCCCCAAGCTGCTAGTTCTTAAAAGGCAAGAAAGGAGGAAAATGGTGTGCCCCTATGCTGCAGTTTCTAGTGCTGCCTCCCAGATGAGGTGA
- the LOC129893327 gene encoding protein TPX2 isoform X2 yields MADGKDDPNLFVIDQIYEFSAPRVYDFINGETEDDLRKAELWFEITSSYAPSPCIPRIKTNRSVQVEIPCDFTEGEKLQSNTRPAGEVKEEVTPDENNKPAAKVLSSEVKEEVTPNDTIGVELNGSLPNLESVEKQPTSQEICTPRPLLTMSKKIDPRKTDSNHQKTAKKISSMLRNPSALKSKTLPVKSFNPASVRKQAIMRSAVGTPNFGQENQAIKRQKLETGKAKQILDVKPQNLPHKTKPGANGSTFSSVAKTRKEDRKMYVREPVPQFISTAEMMKKFQCSTREMSLSCMSSSTSHRKPNKLTLTAPKEPEFETAQRVRPSTVKSSAALEEEMMAKIPKFKARTLNKKILEAPNLPTLPKSTPQLPEFKEFHLETMARANQNVETSSVLSMKSTQSHQWKPHLTAPKSPVLQTSLRARPPQIKSSEELEKEELGKIPKFKARPFNKKIFESKGDLAMFCNTNKQVTVPEEFHFATDERIPPPANVTDLFDKLSLYSEPRNEKTIPRNTRPNPFHLHTEERGAEKERKLFTELLQKQIEEERSRVPKATPYPYTTDYPVIPPKPEPKHCTKPEPFQLESLVRHEREMQRDLEERRRLGKEEAMMRTFKAQPVLIEDPIPVPEKVRKPLTQVQEFNLHVDHRAPDRAEFDKKIKEKEMMYQRYREEAEAARMMEEEMALKQLRRTLVPHARPVPKFDHPFLPQKSSKQVTKPKSPKLLVLKRQERRKMVCPYAAVSSAASQMR; encoded by the exons ATGGCGGACGGTAAAGACGATCCGAATTTATTCGTAATTGATCAAATTTACGAGTTTTCAGCACCGCGAGTCTATGATTTCATTAATGGAGAAACAGAGGATGATTTGCGCAAGGCAGAGCTTTGGTTTGAAATTACTAGTAGCTATGCCCCTTCTC CTTGTATACCGAGAATCAAGACCAATAGATCAGTACAAGTTGAGATTCCATGTGATTTTACTGAAGGCGAGAAGTTGCAGAGTAATACAAG GCCTGCAGGTGAGGTTAAGGAAGAGGTGACACCAGATGAGAACAACAAACCTGCAGCTAAGGTTTTGTCTTCTGAGGTTAAGGAAGAGGTGACACCAAATGATACTATCGGAGTAGAACTTAATGGCAGTCTTCCCAATCTG GAATCTGTTGAGAAACAGCCAACTAGTCAAG AAATTTGCACCCCAAGACCACTACTAACAATGTCTAAGAAGATAGACCCTAGGAAGACTGATTCCAACCATCAGAAAACAGCAAAGAAAATTTCAAGCATGCTTAGAAATCCTTCTGCATTGAAGTCAAAAACATTGCCTGTAAAGAGCTTTAATCCTGCCAGCGTGAGAAA GCAAGCAATCATGAGAAGTGCTGTTGGAACGCCCAATTTTGGTCAAGAAAACCAAGCTATAAAGAGACAAAAATTAGAAACCGGAAAAGCCAAGCAG ATTCTGGATGTTAAACCCCAAAATTTGCCGCACAAAACAAAACCTGGAGCCAATGGTTCAACCTTCTCTTCGGTTGCCAAAACTCGTAAAGAGGACAGAAAG ATGTACGTCCGAGAACCAGTACCACAATTTATTTCAACAGCAGAAATGATGAAGAAGTTCCAATGTAGTACAAGGGAGATGTCTCTGTCTTGCATGAGCAGTTCCACTTCGCAT AGGAAGCCTAATAAACTAACATTAACTGCGCCTAAAGAACCTGAATTTGAGACTGCACAACGCGTCCGTCCAAGTACAGTGAAGAGTTCAGCTGCGCTTGAGGAGGAAATGATGGCTAAAATTCCAAAGTTTAAGGCTCGCACACTGAACAAAAAG ATTTTGGAAGCTCCAAATCTACCAACATTACCTAAAAGTACACCACAACTTCCAGAATTTAAG gaatttcatttaGAGACGATGGCCAGGGCGAATCAGAATGTGGAAACATCTTCAGTCTTATCCATGAAATCTACTCAG AGTCATCAATGGAAGCCACATCTTACAGCTCCTAAATCACCTGTTCTGCAAACGTCACTTAGAGCACGGCCTCCACAGATCAAAAGCTCTGAAGAACTTGAAAAGGAAGAACTTGGGAAAATTCCGAAGTTCAAGGCTAGGCCTTTCAATAAGAAG ATCTTTGAAAGTAAAGGAGACCTGGCAATGTTCTGCAACACAAATAAGCAGGTGACGGTGCCTGAAGAATTTCATTTTGCCACAGATGAAAGGATTCCACCTCCTGCTAATGTTACTGATCTCTTTGATAAG CTTTCTCTGTATTCCGAGCCTAGAAACGAAAAGACTATACCGAGAAACACCAGACCAAATCCTTTTCATCTCCACACAGAG GAAAGAGGAGCAGAAAAAGAGAGGAAACTGTTCACTGAACTTCTACAGAAACAGATTGAAGAAGAGAGGTCAAGAGTTCCTAAAGCAACTCCATATCCTTACACAACTGATTACCCTGTG ATTCCACCAAAACCAGAACCAAAGCATTGTACAAAACCAGAACCTTTCCAACTGGAGAGTCTGGTCAGGCATGAAAGAGAGATGCAGAGGGATTTGGAAGAACGGCGAAGATTGGGGAAGGAAGAAGCAATGATGAGGACTTTTAAGGCGCAACCAGTCTTGATCGA GGATCCAATTCCAGTTCCTGAGAAAGTACGTAAGCCCCTCACTCAAGTTCAGGAATTTAATCTACACGTAGATCACCGTGCACCAGATAGAGCTGAGTTTGATAAGAAG ATTAAGGAGAAAGAAATGATGTATCAAAGATACAGGGAGGAGGCAGAAGCTGCAAGAATG ATGGAGGAAGAGATGGCCTTGAAACAACTAAGAAGAACTTTGGTGCCTCATGCAAGACCTGTGCCTAAATTTGATCATCCTTTCCTGCCACAAAA GTCTTCCAAACAAGTGACGAAACCAAAATCCCCCAAGCTGCTAGTTCTTAAAAGGCAAGAAAGGAGGAAAATGGTGTGCCCCTATGCTGCAGTTTCTAGTGCTGCCTCCCAGATGAGGTGA
- the LOC129891528 gene encoding putative E3 ubiquitin-protein ligase RING1a isoform X2 has translation MPAQKRFLSNYQDDDNNDDDDENSSEQQQQQQQQHRRRKQSRRAMEEQQQEVEEEEGEEEEDEQGQTQDDEDGDDREGKNQSSDDDSEGSGTDPEAFDELIAVSRSELRTNVQCPICLGIIKRTRVVMGCQHRFCRECIDKSMRLGNNECPACRIHCASRRSLRDDPGFDTLIEAIYPDVEKYEQEELVFLEEERALNEQIQASIAKISQRQSEALIKRRKGGKDIASPSTQRTPRNYHAYSRRKRNSQGTEPERSDPNESENDDHDEIKDSPLKDERGTQTKFRKHRRRKVAPTTQTSPSTASPDGGHIETAVQLPRVTLSNSPGPALKPETLTWGRGGVRSHGRHGSGGSRNARNTRLSKLVDYLDSARANDDELNIHLEIIPLDKQATPSLKKPHICCTPSTSVGQLCELVAQETKSQANDVELLAVKINSAVGNSTINHSILMDASNMLPGAVNGSNVTLECLQRQDTVGGISSRCTLNKNLVLVYVQKNSGV, from the exons ATGCCAGCCCAGAAACGATTTTTATCGAATTATCAAGATGATGACAACAACGATGATGACGATGAGAACTCGTCggagcagcagcagcagcagcagcagcagcaccgTCGCCGGAAACAATCCCGGAGAGCTATGGAAGAGCAACAGCAAGAAGTTGAGGAAGAGgaaggggaagaagaagaagatgagcaAGGCCAAACCCAGGATGATGAAGATGGTGATGATCGAGAGGGGAAAAATCAATCTTCTGATGATG ATTCTGAAGGAAGTGGCACTGACCCAGAAGCCTTTGATGA GTTGATCGCTGTGTCACGATCTGAGCTTCGCACCAATGTACAATGTCCTATATGCTTAG GTATTATCAAGAGAACTCGGGTTGTGATGGGATGCCAACACCGTTTTTGCAGGGAATGCATAGATAAATCAATGAGACTTGG GAATAATGAATGTCCTGCTTGTCGCATACATTGTGCTAGTCGACGATCATTGAGAGATGATCCTGGATTTGATACCTTAATTGAGGCAATATATCCAGATGTTGAGAAGTACGAACAAGAG GAACTTGTCTTTCTTGAAGAGGAACGGGCACTCAATGAGCAG ATTCAAGCATCCATTGCCAAAATATCTCAACGCCAATCTGAAGCATTAATTAAGAGGCGCAAAGGTGGTAAAGACATAGCTTCTCCCTCCACACAAAGAACACCTCGCAACTATCATGCTTattcaagaagaaaaagaaacagtCAGGGCACAGAACCTGAGCGATCTGATCCAAATGAGAGTGAAAATGACGATCATGATGAGATCAAAGATTCACCCCTTAAGGATGAGCGTGGAACACAAACCAAGTTCAGAAAACACAGGAGGCGCAAAGTAGCTCCGACCACCCAGACTTCTCCTTCTACTGCGAGTCCAGATGGTGGACACATTGAAACTGCAGTACAACTACCCAGAGTCACCCTAAGTAATTCTCCTGGACCTGCACTGAAGCCTGAAACACTTACTTGGGGAAGAGGCGGTGTTCGAAGCCACGGTCGACATGGCAGTGGTGGTAGCAGAAATGCTCGTAATACTCGACTATCCAAGTTAGTTGATTATCTTGACAGTGCGCGAGCAAATGATGATGAG TTAAATATCCATCTTGAGATAATTCCATTAGACAAACAAGCGACACCAAGTCTGAAAAAGCCCCATATCTGCTGCACGCCAAGCACATCAGTTGGACAACTCTGTGAA CTTGTTGCTCAGGAGACAAAATCACAAGCCAACGATGTTGAATTACTGGCGGTAAAAATCAACAGTGCTGTTGGCAACTCCACTATTAACCATTCAATCTTGATGGATGCATCAAATATGCTACCTGGAGCTGTCAATGGTTCCAATGTTACTCTGGAATGCTTACAAAGGCAAGATACTGTGGGAGGAATCAGTTCCCGTTGCACTTTAAACAAGAATTTG GTCCTTGTGTACGTGCAAAAGAATTCGGGGGTATGA
- the LOC129891528 gene encoding putative E3 ubiquitin-protein ligase RING1a isoform X1: MPAQKRFLSNYQDDDNNDDDDENSSEQQQQQQQQHRRRKQSRRAMEEQQQEVEEEEGEEEEDEQGQTQDDEDGDDREGKNQSSDDDSEGSGTDPEAFDELIAVSRSELRTNDFNERSFLAQLFQARKDLECPICLGIIKRTRVVMGCQHRFCRECIDKSMRLGNNECPACRIHCASRRSLRDDPGFDTLIEAIYPDVEKYEQEELVFLEEERALNEQIQASIAKISQRQSEALIKRRKGGKDIASPSTQRTPRNYHAYSRRKRNSQGTEPERSDPNESENDDHDEIKDSPLKDERGTQTKFRKHRRRKVAPTTQTSPSTASPDGGHIETAVQLPRVTLSNSPGPALKPETLTWGRGGVRSHGRHGSGGSRNARNTRLSKLVDYLDSARANDDELNIHLEIIPLDKQATPSLKKPHICCTPSTSVGQLCELVAQETKSQANDVELLAVKINSAVGNSTINHSILMDASNMLPGAVNGSNVTLECLQRQDTVGGISSRCTLNKNLVLVYVQKNSGV, translated from the exons ATGCCAGCCCAGAAACGATTTTTATCGAATTATCAAGATGATGACAACAACGATGATGACGATGAGAACTCGTCggagcagcagcagcagcagcagcagcagcaccgTCGCCGGAAACAATCCCGGAGAGCTATGGAAGAGCAACAGCAAGAAGTTGAGGAAGAGgaaggggaagaagaagaagatgagcaAGGCCAAACCCAGGATGATGAAGATGGTGATGATCGAGAGGGGAAAAATCAATCTTCTGATGATG ATTCTGAAGGAAGTGGCACTGACCCAGAAGCCTTTGATGA GTTGATCGCTGTGTCACGATCTGAGCTTCGCACCAAT GATTTCAATGAGAGAAGTTTTCTCGCACAATTATTTCAAGCTCGTAAAGATCTAGAATGTCCTATATGTCTAG GTATTATCAAGAGAACTCGGGTTGTGATGGGATGCCAACACCGTTTTTGCAGGGAATGCATAGATAAATCAATGAGACTTGG GAATAATGAATGTCCTGCTTGTCGCATACATTGTGCTAGTCGACGATCATTGAGAGATGATCCTGGATTTGATACCTTAATTGAGGCAATATATCCAGATGTTGAGAAGTACGAACAAGAG GAACTTGTCTTTCTTGAAGAGGAACGGGCACTCAATGAGCAG ATTCAAGCATCCATTGCCAAAATATCTCAACGCCAATCTGAAGCATTAATTAAGAGGCGCAAAGGTGGTAAAGACATAGCTTCTCCCTCCACACAAAGAACACCTCGCAACTATCATGCTTattcaagaagaaaaagaaacagtCAGGGCACAGAACCTGAGCGATCTGATCCAAATGAGAGTGAAAATGACGATCATGATGAGATCAAAGATTCACCCCTTAAGGATGAGCGTGGAACACAAACCAAGTTCAGAAAACACAGGAGGCGCAAAGTAGCTCCGACCACCCAGACTTCTCCTTCTACTGCGAGTCCAGATGGTGGACACATTGAAACTGCAGTACAACTACCCAGAGTCACCCTAAGTAATTCTCCTGGACCTGCACTGAAGCCTGAAACACTTACTTGGGGAAGAGGCGGTGTTCGAAGCCACGGTCGACATGGCAGTGGTGGTAGCAGAAATGCTCGTAATACTCGACTATCCAAGTTAGTTGATTATCTTGACAGTGCGCGAGCAAATGATGATGAG TTAAATATCCATCTTGAGATAATTCCATTAGACAAACAAGCGACACCAAGTCTGAAAAAGCCCCATATCTGCTGCACGCCAAGCACATCAGTTGGACAACTCTGTGAA CTTGTTGCTCAGGAGACAAAATCACAAGCCAACGATGTTGAATTACTGGCGGTAAAAATCAACAGTGCTGTTGGCAACTCCACTATTAACCATTCAATCTTGATGGATGCATCAAATATGCTACCTGGAGCTGTCAATGGTTCCAATGTTACTCTGGAATGCTTACAAAGGCAAGATACTGTGGGAGGAATCAGTTCCCGTTGCACTTTAAACAAGAATTTG GTCCTTGTGTACGTGCAAAAGAATTCGGGGGTATGA